One segment of Acidobacteriota bacterium DNA contains the following:
- a CDS encoding nucleotidyl transferase AbiEii/AbiGii toxin family protein, with the protein MPSRGASRARSATAASTPSSSVPPEPEPIEAIATDLGVDPFFVEKDWYAIRLVATIINVKQDNLTLVFSGGTSLSKGYGLIRRFSEDLDFKLLLPDTGITRPARRNYRRAIVEAIRAENDWTLEDDDVEVMNDHRFFRCQVAYPTRFTVAPTLRPSLQLEVTLASPALASEERSLRSFAAEARQEQPEVPQIHCVAPAETAADKVSAFTWRVLDQRARKDRTLMRHVHDLAVLEPLATAHQGFPGLLHRLLDADATRGATNPDLDARTPVERLAVALDAVTDQEHAANYEVFVRAMCYGTENETPTYQDGLDAIRRLGQRLE; encoded by the coding sequence TTGCCGTCAAGGGGCGCTTCTCGCGCAAGATCGGCTACGGCGGCAAGTACGCCGTCTTCGAGCGTGCCTCCCGAGCCTGAGCCGATCGAGGCGATTGCCACGGATCTCGGTGTCGATCCGTTTTTCGTGGAAAAGGACTGGTACGCGATCCGGCTGGTTGCGACGATCATCAACGTCAAGCAGGACAACCTCACGCTTGTCTTTTCCGGCGGCACCAGCCTTTCCAAGGGATACGGCCTCATCCGGCGTTTTTCCGAAGACCTCGACTTCAAGCTTCTTCTTCCAGACACCGGGATCACACGGCCCGCCCGCCGAAACTACCGGAGGGCAATTGTCGAGGCAATCCGTGCGGAGAACGACTGGACGCTCGAAGATGACGACGTGGAGGTCATGAATGACCACCGATTCTTCCGCTGTCAGGTCGCCTATCCCACACGCTTCACTGTGGCACCTACCTTGCGCCCGAGCCTGCAGCTCGAGGTAACGCTTGCCAGCCCGGCCCTTGCATCGGAGGAACGTTCGTTGCGGAGCTTCGCCGCCGAGGCGCGACAGGAACAGCCCGAGGTTCCACAGATCCACTGCGTTGCGCCAGCGGAGACCGCCGCAGACAAGGTCAGTGCGTTCACGTGGCGCGTATTGGATCAGCGTGCCCGCAAAGATCGCACGTTGATGCGACACGTACACGATCTGGCGGTACTTGAACCTCTTGCCACGGCGCACCAGGGGTTTCCCGGGTTGCTACATCGATTGCTGGACGCCGATGCAACGCGAGGCGCTACGAACCCGGACCTCGACGCGCGGACGCCCGTCGAACGTCTCGCTGTTGCGCTCGATGCAGTGACCGATCAGGAACATGCGGCGAACTATGAGGTCTTCGTCCGCGCAATGTGCTACGGCACGGAGAACGAGACCCCGACATACCAGGACGGCCTCGACGCCATCCGTCGCCTTGGGCAGCGTTTGGAGTGA